In a single window of the Photobacterium profundum SS9 genome:
- a CDS encoding RidA family protein, with amino-acid sequence MIERLETGARMSRIVKHNGTIYLCGQVCKDATQGIKEQTETMLEKVEALLEQAGSDKEHMLSATLYIKDMKDFAEMNAVWDSWVPEGYAPARACVEASMARDVLLVEISVIAVEK; translated from the coding sequence ATGATTGAACGTCTGGAAACTGGCGCACGTATGAGCCGTATTGTTAAGCATAACGGAACAATTTACCTATGTGGTCAGGTGTGTAAAGACGCAACTCAAGGTATTAAAGAACAAACAGAAACAATGTTAGAGAAAGTTGAAGCACTGCTTGAACAAGCTGGTAGTGATAAAGAACATATGCTTTCAGCGACGTTATACATAAAAGATATGAAAGACTTTGCTGAAATGAATGCAGTATGGGATAGCTGGGTACCTGAAGGTTATGCACCTGCTCGTGCTTGTGTTGAAGCAAGCATGGCGCGTGATGTGTTGCTTGTTGAGATTTCTGTGATTGCAGTAGAAAAATAA
- a CDS encoding c-type cytochrome, whose translation MKNIKALSYIAICTSIAFSSTSFASDNVSASITTTDTSAGKIKAYTCQFCHGSNGVAANPAYPNINGQNEQYLYQSMKAYQNGERTNTMGKMMKQQLSSLQNQDLADIAAYYSMMD comes from the coding sequence ATGAAAAATATCAAAGCACTGAGTTATATTGCTATTTGTACTTCCATTGCATTCTCTAGCACATCATTTGCCTCAGATAATGTGTCTGCGAGCATAACAACAACAGATACTAGTGCAGGAAAAATTAAAGCGTATACTTGTCAATTTTGTCATGGTAGCAATGGAGTAGCAGCTAACCCTGCCTATCCAAATATTAATGGTCAAAATGAACAATATCTCTACCAATCAATGAAGGCTTATCAAAACGGTGAGCGTACGAATACGATGGGGAAGATGATGAAACAACAGTTATCAAGCTTACAAAATCAAGATCTCGCAGATATTGCAGCCTATTATTCAATGATGGATTAA
- a CDS encoding GNAT family N-acetyltransferase, which produces MNLRIAVEKDLECICFLAQQINTQHYNGAPHVFAEPEGVHRDRSYWRSNFSVDNTVFIIAEINDEVTGFVLASITENTTVTFLQKKKLCRVRTIVVSDEYQGQGIGKKLLEAVELWAIGECVDEMRLEVMAFNNGAQQFYDTLGFETQSRILSKRLN; this is translated from the coding sequence ATGAACTTACGAATAGCGGTAGAAAAGGATTTAGAGTGCATTTGCTTTCTCGCACAGCAGATAAATACCCAGCATTATAATGGCGCGCCCCATGTTTTTGCTGAGCCTGAGGGGGTTCACCGAGATAGAAGTTACTGGCGAAGTAATTTTAGTGTTGATAACACGGTATTTATTATTGCTGAAATAAACGATGAAGTAACTGGTTTTGTACTTGCGAGTATTACTGAAAATACAACCGTAACGTTTCTTCAAAAGAAAAAGCTATGTCGAGTACGAACAATTGTTGTTTCGGATGAATATCAAGGTCAGGGTATTGGTAAGAAGTTGTTGGAAGCTGTTGAATTATGGGCAATCGGTGAATGTGTTGATGAAATGAGGCTTGAAGTGATGGCTTTTAATAACGGCGCACAACAATTTTACGATACACTTGGTTTTGAAACACAATCTCGTATCTTGTCTAAAAGGCTAAATTAA